The Streptomyces pactum genome contains a region encoding:
- a CDS encoding GlxA family transcriptional regulator codes for MPSPRLRRVAVLVLEGAKPLDVGIPAQVFTTRASMPYEVRVCGAAPGLVTGGDGLSYHVAHGLDALAWADVVFLPGYRSPDLDAPPRAVVDALTAAHERGARLAAISTGAFALAATGLLDGRRATTHWHYTRALAVKHPLVRVDENVLFVDEGSVLTSAGAASGIDLCLHILRGDLGVAASNHAARRLVAAPYRSGGQAQYVPRSVPEPLGERFAATREWALRRLGEPLTLEALARHAAVSARTFSRRFADDTGYTPMQWVMRARIDMARELLERSERGVEQIAADVGLGTGANLRLHFQRILGTTPSEYRRAFSRGE; via the coding sequence GTGCCGTCCCCCCGCCTGCGTCGCGTCGCCGTCCTCGTGCTCGAGGGTGCGAAGCCGCTCGACGTCGGCATTCCGGCCCAGGTGTTCACCACGCGCGCGAGCATGCCCTACGAGGTGCGGGTGTGCGGCGCGGCGCCCGGTCTGGTGACCGGCGGTGACGGCCTGTCGTACCACGTCGCCCACGGCCTCGACGCGCTGGCGTGGGCCGACGTGGTCTTCCTGCCCGGTTACCGGTCCCCCGACCTGGACGCCCCGCCGCGGGCCGTCGTCGACGCGCTGACGGCGGCCCACGAACGGGGTGCGCGGCTCGCCGCCATCTCCACGGGCGCCTTCGCGCTCGCCGCCACGGGCCTGCTCGACGGCAGGCGCGCCACGACACACTGGCACTACACGCGGGCACTCGCGGTGAAGCACCCTCTCGTGCGGGTCGACGAGAACGTGCTCTTCGTCGACGAGGGCAGCGTCCTGACGTCCGCCGGCGCCGCCTCGGGCATCGACCTGTGCCTGCACATCCTGCGCGGCGACCTCGGGGTGGCCGCGTCCAACCACGCGGCCCGGCGCCTCGTCGCCGCCCCCTACCGCAGCGGCGGTCAGGCCCAGTACGTGCCACGCAGCGTGCCCGAGCCGCTGGGCGAGCGGTTCGCCGCCACCCGGGAGTGGGCGCTGCGCCGGCTCGGCGAACCGCTCACTCTCGAGGCGCTCGCCCGGCACGCGGCGGTGTCGGCGCGCACCTTCTCGCGGCGCTTCGCCGACGACACGGGGTACACACCGATGCAGTGGGTCATGCGCGCCCGCATCGACATGGCCCGTGAGCTGCTCGAACGCTCGGAGCGCGGTGTCGAGCAGATCGCCGCCGACGTCGGTCTCGGCACGGGGGCGAATCTGCGGCTGCACTTCCAGCGCATCCTGGGCACCACACCGAGCGAGTACCGGCGCGCCTTCTCCCGGGGCGAGTAG